A genomic region of Leptolyngbya sp. NIES-2104 contains the following coding sequences:
- a CDS encoding helix-turn-helix transcriptional regulator, with amino-acid sequence MLGRMGKAGKVLKTVMQNYGISQGKLAAAMGIGASNVYRWANEIRDPGSETVMKILEALEKLNSDAATEFRRLYMSNELEEDD; translated from the coding sequence GTGTTAGGGCGTATGGGAAAAGCGGGTAAGGTTCTAAAAACAGTGATGCAGAATTACGGCATCAGTCAAGGGAAGTTAGCAGCAGCAATGGGAATTGGTGCATCCAATGTCTACCGTTGGGCGAACGAAATCCGCGATCCAGGTTCAGAAACCGTGATGAAAATTTTGGAAGCATTGGAAAAGTTGAACTCTGATGCGGCTACAGAATTTAGAAGGCTATATATGAGCAATGAGCTAGAGGAAGATGACTAA
- a CDS encoding DNA phosphorothioation-associated protein 4, which yields MKGRVRVAKDKAEFVRSLKNSVTPNSPFQTYADIVTFAAVLGAKRKKREPLEKISLKEPDPIPQEQFFTRGYESVINLLAITATADPKTLASTEEYEDLRLRVFEEYANAGFRILKNELFGAENYTKQILLILSKTKLEQDNEDINFNMFFE from the coding sequence ATGAAAGGTAGAGTTAGAGTTGCAAAAGATAAAGCGGAGTTTGTTCGATCTCTAAAGAACTCTGTAACGCCTAATTCGCCTTTTCAAACTTATGCTGATATTGTGACTTTTGCGGCTGTATTGGGTGCGAAGCGTAAGAAACGTGAACCTCTAGAGAAAATTTCCTTAAAAGAGCCTGATCCAATTCCACAAGAGCAGTTCTTTACAAGAGGCTACGAGTCTGTAATCAACTTACTCGCAATTACAGCAACAGCAGATCCAAAGACTCTTGCTTCAACTGAAGAATATGAGGATCTGCGGCTTAGAGTGTTTGAAGAATATGCAAATGCAGGCTTTAGAATTCTAAAAAATGAATTGTTTGGGGCTGAAAATTACACAAAGCAAATTCTATTGATTCTAAGTAAAACTAAACTTGAACAGGACAACGAGGACATCAATTTCAATATGTTTTTTGAGTGA
- a CDS encoding IS3 family transposase (programmed frameshift) produces MSQNKRKQHSAQFKAKVALEAIKGEKTIAEIASHYSVHPTMIHNWKRQLLDGASELFERGAKSSAVEPETSAQVDELYRQIGKLQVERGFFSQQVGTIGLADRKALVDSEHPELSIVRQCELLGIARSSFYYQALPPSEEELAIMRLLDEQYLETPFYGSRKMTVFLQSRGYNVNRKRVQRLMREMGLYAIYPKPNTSKADPEHRIYPYLLRGLAITNANQVWCTDITYLPGAKGHFYLVAVMDWYSRKVLSWRISNTLEVAFCVEALDEALAGYPKPEIFNSDQGAQFTATAFIDCLQAAQINISMDGRGRCHDNIFIERLWRSLKYELIYLKSFENGQHLNQEVKHWFQWYNQVRPHQGLEYKTPNQVYCSSLKNVNMKEAKA; encoded by the exons ATGAGCCAAAACAAACGTAAACAACACAGCGCCCAGTTTAAAGCCAAAGTCGCCCTCGAAGCGATTAAAGGAGAAAAGACAATCGCGGAAATCGCGAGTCATTACAGCGTTCACCCCACGATGATCCACAACTGGAAACGGCAGCTTTTGGACGGTGCGAGTGAGTTGTTTGAACGCGGTGCGAAATCGAGTGCAGTGGAGCCAGAAACGAGCGCCCAAGTTGACGAGTTATATCGACAAATTGGCAAGTTGCAAGTGGAGCGAG GATTTTTTAGCCAACAGGTCGGCACGATTGGGCTTGCCGACCGAAAAGCCTTGGTAGATTCAGAGCATCCAGAGTTGAGCATTGTGCGTCAGTGTGAATTGTTGGGCATTGCGCGATCGAGTTTCTACTACCAAGCTTTGCCGCCGTCGGAAGAAGAACTGGCAATCATGCGGTTGCTCGACGAACAATACTTGGAAACGCCGTTTTACGGCAGTCGGAAAATGACGGTGTTTCTGCAATCGCGAGGGTACAACGTGAATCGAAAACGGGTGCAACGGTTGATGCGGGAGATGGGGTTGTATGCGATCTATCCGAAACCCAATACCAGCAAAGCCGATCCAGAGCATCGGATTTATCCCTATCTGCTGCGAGGATTAGCCATTACGAATGCGAATCAGGTCTGGTGTACCGACATTACCTATCTTCCAGGCGCGAAGGGACACTTTTACCTGGTAGCAGTGATGGACTGGTACAGCCGCAAAGTCTTGTCATGGCGCATCTCAAACACGTTAGAAGTGGCGTTTTGTGTGGAGGCATTGGATGAAGCATTAGCGGGTTATCCCAAGCCAGAGATCTTTAACAGTGATCAAGGCGCACAGTTCACGGCGACAGCGTTCATCGATTGTCTCCAAGCAGCTCAAATCAACATCAGCATGGATGGGCGAGGCAGATGTCATGACAACATTTTCATTGAGCGATTATGGCGGAGTTTGAAGTATGAGTTGATTTATCTCAAGTCATTCGAGAATGGACAGCATTTGAATCAAGAAGTGAAACACTGGTTTCAATGGTACAATCAAGTCAGACCACATCAAGGATTAGAATACAAGACACCGAATCAAGTGTATTGTAGTAGTCTAAAGAATGTGAACATGAAAGAAGCAAAAGCGTGA
- a CDS encoding tyrosine-type recombinase/integrase, translating into MPRAKSTSGTVTILPIDDRLKLRWTWTKDLGGNGKRFYLALGLPDTEINRRIAEAKARQIESDLHTRQFDPSLNKYTDRQLQSTTLSVVTLYERWLEYKIEVEKVYETTLDKYKALFNTVKEFFKKNPVSTLDESGAARFRDYLATKLSDVTLKERIGMMKALWDWASDREYVKGRNPWKVVHESIKVAPTQGEKAFSTTELREIVQAFRTDPQYSYYADFVEFFLSMGCRTGEALALQWKHFNDELTEVWIGESITTKNKRKPTKAHNAAIVNLPLRVSELLKRRRPEDFDPEALVFPGKKGGNLNAKTFYKGAWKTILKKQNIDYRRPYTLRKSFVSNAIYEHGMTIEQVATITRHDPKVLKDSYLESVGMIATPDILAD; encoded by the coding sequence ATGCCTAGAGCAAAATCTACATCGGGAACCGTTACTATTCTGCCGATCGATGACCGGCTCAAACTCCGTTGGACATGGACAAAGGATCTCGGTGGTAACGGTAAACGTTTCTACTTGGCATTGGGGCTACCCGACACTGAAATCAATCGTCGCATCGCGGAAGCCAAGGCGCGTCAGATTGAATCGGATCTCCACACCCGACAGTTTGATCCCAGTTTGAATAAATATACCGATCGTCAGCTTCAGTCTACGACTTTGAGTGTGGTAACACTATATGAGCGGTGGCTAGAGTACAAAATCGAAGTTGAGAAAGTGTACGAAACGACGCTCGATAAGTACAAGGCACTTTTTAACACGGTAAAGGAGTTTTTCAAAAAGAATCCCGTTTCCACGCTGGACGAATCTGGTGCTGCTCGATTTCGAGATTACTTAGCAACGAAACTCAGCGACGTGACGCTAAAGGAGCGCATCGGCATGATGAAAGCGTTGTGGGACTGGGCAAGCGATCGCGAGTACGTCAAGGGTCGCAATCCTTGGAAGGTCGTACACGAATCGATTAAAGTTGCCCCAACCCAAGGCGAAAAAGCATTTAGCACAACTGAGCTAAGAGAGATCGTTCAAGCATTCCGAACTGACCCTCAATACAGTTACTATGCTGATTTTGTTGAATTCTTTTTGTCGATGGGATGTCGAACCGGAGAAGCGCTTGCACTGCAATGGAAGCACTTTAATGATGAGCTAACTGAGGTCTGGATTGGCGAATCGATTACCACGAAAAATAAGCGCAAACCAACCAAGGCGCACAATGCCGCGATCGTCAATCTACCACTGCGAGTTAGCGAACTACTGAAACGAAGAAGACCAGAGGACTTTGACCCAGAAGCGCTTGTTTTCCCCGGCAAAAAAGGCGGGAATTTGAATGCAAAGACGTTTTATAAAGGAGCATGGAAAACAATACTCAAAAAACAGAATATCGACTACAGGCGACCTTACACGCTGAGAAAAAGTTTTGTCAGTAATGCAATTTATGAACACGGAATGACGATCGAGCAGGTCGCAACGATTACGAGGCACGATCCCAAAGTGCTGAAAGATTCGTATTTGGAATCAGTGGGCATGATCGCGACTCCTGATATTCTGGCGGACTAG
- a CDS encoding AAA family ATPase: MSAKTQFIDRNVVIAFLSLLGYQDNDEVFLRFFYPSGDPRKKSDKGRKLNAKFPNLPWEQMEQLQSAGYGCYVVVNGGGHRDSEVILGRAIFYEHDNLDKVVSRDLWKTLNLPEPTCQGDTGGKSIHTYLRLSNCTIDQWTNLQLDLLEFADADRSNKNPSRVMRLIGATYLAPGREPVQSELISCSNKVYTYEELRAAIPRRNELAIKRQWSEFDRQFKLPTTKRVPLIECLSRANRVLIEQGTGEGQRNDRGYALACDLIGVSNYLSKIAQPYEGEPKLLFEQYCSLCSPPLEVAEAESIWRSAEVRSTGSSLSESQIENCIKGWEWRQRSQETPSEIYKSHSEVNYKVPEQTKAEPTEDLPNFEDTMQQLDLIFEVFGVGTARWKWEIGVLAKAVKRSRSELLEIYQDKQSETEPFAPVDVTDFLSSDQPEREWLIAGHVSLASTIGLIADGGVGKTLLVYDLCKAIATGNSWNGFRSKRSKVLIIQTDEPEVDTRERLNIAGFQALEAGWIFIETNWQFCKIRQLEDWIEQHFASESGFVVIDSMSSANRSTQAEEKDSSYAAPLYSLRDIANRRNVTFVILHHTNKMGGARGTTAFRNNLSEVWVLRKGDPKDNLKPTQRILEIEKSRSGCNGIFQIELNVDDYSWDYQGDFGLDENTPVPLKARILSWLEQNRGTKYEAEELLEVSTVGAGSTKEAIRKQLERLKRQGLVDCEDRTRQSQAGTRRYKVYFLPAAPVASGQSPDSPTLEACPEASANHSYPDAASLRPSGQASGQLASGQLQCELTELTLPFASGEYAEDDWTEIENAAAPNPEENGRDLAIGDKVLAYHSEHWEEAVVLKIPINASNGKSIRCWKVRLANGNEVHIWERRNLAPPHHIPDQSEL; encoded by the coding sequence ATGTCAGCAAAGACTCAATTCATTGATCGCAATGTAGTGATTGCATTCCTCTCATTGCTCGGATATCAGGACAACGACGAAGTTTTCCTTCGGTTTTTCTACCCTAGCGGTGACCCTCGCAAAAAATCGGATAAAGGCAGGAAGTTGAACGCCAAGTTTCCTAACTTACCTTGGGAACAGATGGAGCAATTGCAATCGGCAGGTTATGGGTGCTATGTAGTTGTAAATGGGGGCGGACATAGGGACTCAGAGGTAATTTTGGGTCGTGCGATTTTTTATGAACACGACAACCTGGATAAAGTGGTTTCTCGTGATCTTTGGAAAACACTGAATCTGCCTGAGCCGACTTGCCAAGGAGATACGGGCGGAAAAAGTATCCACACTTATCTACGCTTGTCGAATTGCACTATTGATCAATGGACGAATCTACAGCTTGATTTGCTGGAATTTGCAGATGCCGATCGCAGTAACAAAAACCCCAGTCGTGTGATGCGCCTTATTGGTGCTACCTATCTTGCACCTGGACGGGAGCCAGTTCAGTCCGAGCTTATCAGTTGTTCTAACAAAGTCTACACTTACGAAGAATTGCGAGCGGCTATTCCTAGACGAAATGAGTTAGCGATCAAGCGGCAGTGGAGTGAATTTGATCGACAATTCAAATTGCCCACGACTAAGCGAGTACCTTTAATCGAGTGTCTCAGCAGAGCTAATCGTGTACTAATTGAGCAGGGCACTGGAGAAGGGCAACGCAACGATCGAGGATATGCTCTTGCTTGCGATTTGATTGGTGTTTCCAATTACCTGTCCAAAATTGCTCAACCTTACGAGGGTGAACCAAAGTTGTTATTTGAGCAGTACTGTAGCCTCTGCTCACCACCTTTAGAAGTTGCCGAAGCTGAATCAATCTGGCGAAGCGCAGAAGTGAGATCAACAGGCAGCAGTTTGTCTGAAAGTCAAATCGAAAATTGCATCAAAGGCTGGGAATGGCGGCAGAGATCGCAAGAGACTCCTTCAGAAATTTACAAGAGCCATTCAGAGGTGAATTACAAAGTTCCTGAGCAGACTAAAGCTGAACCCACTGAAGACCTCCCAAACTTTGAAGACACTATGCAACAGTTAGATTTGATCTTTGAGGTCTTTGGAGTCGGAACAGCCCGCTGGAAATGGGAAATTGGAGTTTTAGCTAAAGCGGTTAAACGAAGTCGATCAGAACTCCTCGAAATTTACCAAGACAAACAGAGCGAGACTGAACCGTTCGCCCCGGTTGATGTCACGGACTTTCTCAGTTCAGACCAACCGGAGCGCGAATGGTTGATTGCTGGGCACGTTAGCCTTGCTAGCACGATCGGTCTCATTGCTGATGGCGGCGTTGGTAAAACCTTGTTGGTGTATGACTTGTGCAAGGCGATCGCGACGGGCAACTCCTGGAACGGATTCAGATCGAAGCGATCAAAGGTGCTAATAATCCAGACTGACGAACCAGAAGTCGATACTAGGGAACGCTTAAATATTGCTGGTTTTCAAGCTTTAGAAGCTGGCTGGATCTTTATTGAAACGAATTGGCAATTCTGCAAAATAAGACAGTTAGAAGACTGGATCGAACAGCATTTTGCGAGTGAAAGTGGGTTTGTGGTAATTGACTCAATGTCCTCGGCAAACCGCTCCACACAAGCCGAAGAAAAGGATTCGTCTTACGCGGCTCCACTCTACAGCTTAAGAGACATTGCAAATCGAAGAAACGTCACATTCGTCATACTTCACCACACCAATAAAATGGGCGGTGCACGAGGAACGACGGCTTTTCGGAACAACTTGTCTGAAGTCTGGGTGTTGCGAAAAGGAGACCCCAAAGACAATTTAAAGCCAACACAGCGAATTTTAGAGATCGAGAAGTCGAGGTCAGGCTGTAACGGAATTTTCCAGATTGAGCTTAACGTTGATGATTACTCTTGGGACTATCAGGGTGATTTTGGGCTGGACGAAAACACACCTGTTCCATTGAAAGCGAGAATTCTCAGTTGGTTAGAGCAAAACCGTGGAACGAAATACGAAGCTGAAGAGTTACTAGAAGTTTCCACAGTAGGTGCTGGCAGCACAAAAGAAGCCATTCGCAAGCAGTTAGAACGGTTGAAGCGGCAAGGGTTAGTAGACTGTGAGGACCGCACTCGCCAATCTCAGGCTGGTACCCGTCGTTACAAAGTTTATTTCCTACCTGCTGCTCCAGTAGCTTCTGGACAAAGCCCTGACTCGCCTACCCTAGAAGCTTGTCCAGAAGCTAGTGCGAATCACTCATATCCAGATGCAGCAAGCCTTAGACCTTCTGGACAAGCTTCTGGACAATTAGCTTCTGGACAGCTTCAATGCGAACTTACAGAACTCACCTTGCCATTTGCCTCTGGTGAATACGCCGAAGACGATTGGACGGAGATTGAGAACGCTGCTGCTCCCAATCCTGAAGAAAATGGCAGGGATTTAGCGATCGGGGACAAAGTTCTTGCATACCACTCAGAACATTGGGAAGAGGCAGTCGTACTTAAGATTCCAATCAATGCTTCAAACGGCAAGAGTATTCGTTGCTGGAAGGTTCGTTTAGCAAACGGAAATGAAGTTCATATTTGGGAGCGCAGAAATTTAGCACCGCCTCACCATATACCTGACCAGTCCGAACTGTGA
- a CDS encoding HNH endonuclease, giving the protein MSNPTGPSHLVTTEHRSDIALPFYHLTGDKFWYLMPNPGFEATIATKTKIKGLSALRNAVKYAYVDDELFEYLQDAARRVQLAEALIQKWFPAKSQKFNELYQVDELQNVQLRLFEKGGATYTIGDLKDQDKAFVRNAAFRRIVVSLYEQRCAFCRLKVVSQNSQDIVDGAHIKPFSEFRDDHFDNGLALCKNHHWAFDRGWFSIDENYRIVIPRDRFHEETPNGLRSMRDFDGEAILLPNNEIYNPRIDSLQWHRKFWKIA; this is encoded by the coding sequence TTGTCCAACCCTACGGGTCCATCTCACTTAGTTACTACTGAGCATCGATCAGATATTGCTTTGCCCTTTTATCATCTCACTGGCGATAAGTTCTGGTATCTCATGCCGAATCCTGGATTTGAGGCAACGATCGCTACGAAAACCAAAATCAAGGGCTTGTCTGCTCTAAGAAATGCTGTGAAGTACGCTTATGTAGACGATGAGCTATTCGAGTATCTACAAGATGCCGCTAGAAGAGTTCAATTAGCCGAAGCTTTAATTCAAAAATGGTTTCCAGCTAAATCTCAAAAGTTTAATGAGTTGTATCAAGTTGATGAGCTTCAGAACGTTCAGCTTCGATTGTTTGAGAAAGGTGGAGCAACCTACACGATCGGTGATTTGAAGGATCAGGATAAAGCCTTCGTCAGAAATGCGGCTTTTCGACGAATTGTAGTTTCGCTCTATGAACAGCGTTGCGCCTTTTGCAGATTGAAAGTCGTGAGTCAAAATAGCCAAGATATCGTAGATGGAGCGCATATCAAGCCGTTTTCTGAGTTCCGAGATGATCACTTCGATAATGGGTTAGCACTTTGTAAGAATCATCATTGGGCGTTCGATCGAGGTTGGTTTAGCATTGATGAGAATTATCGGATTGTTATACCTCGCGATCGCTTTCACGAAGAAACACCGAACGGTTTGCGATCGATGCGAGATTTTGACGGAGAAGCTATTCTTCTACCTAACAATGAAATCTACAATCCCAGAATCGACTCTCTGCAATGGCATCGAAAATTCTGGAAGATTGCTTAG